In Gossypium arboreum isolate Shixiya-1 chromosome 3, ASM2569848v2, whole genome shotgun sequence, the sequence GCCTCGCCATATTGGGGAAAGGGCAGCTTGGGATAGCAATGGCACTATTGTGTGTTTGTGGGAATGTAGCATTTTTTTCAGTGGGAATGGGTCCGGTTTGCTGGATAGTGACATCTGAAATCTTCCCTTTGAGATTGCGGGCTCAAGCGTCTGCACTTGGGGCTGTAGGTAACAGGGTATGCAGCGGCTTCGTTGCCATGTCATTCCTGTCTCTCGCTCGTACAATAACGGTAGGAGGAACCTTTTTCCTGTTTTCACTGTTTTCAGCTCTTTCGGTTGCCTTTGTTTACAAACTTGTTCCGGAGACGAAGGGAAAATCATTGGAACAGATTGAGTTGCTTTTTCAAAATCACAATGAATGGGATGGAAGTGAAATGGAGCTAGGAGATGCTCAGCATCTAGTACACAAAGCCTGAGTAATTAGGGATTCTTAAGTGTATTTCTCAAGGTGGAATcttaacaatttattttttttaatggtTCAATGACTGAAGTGGAACAGGTAATTAACCACAATATCAAAATTCATATCATTAAACAAATAAACATAATCCCTCAACATCTATATcttttttcaatttggtcatttttaaagttaaatttaattatttatcctttcaaaaaaattaaataaatcttttaatagaaatattgactaaaacattaattttttaatcATATTGGTGTAGTAACTTGCATGACAGTTCTTATGTACTTTCATACTAACCTAACAATGATTGACTTATATATTatgtcaaaaaataattttaaaaaatatataaaaaattagtatAGAGTACACGTGAGTTATTATTTGAACTATCAtgttaaaaatttaacattttagttaatatttttgttaaataaataacaatttaaCTCTTTTAGAATGCATAATTGTTAAATTCtacttttttttaaagaattataatcaaattaactaaaaaacttaattgacaaaaaatataaacattaaatattaaattaagaaaaaaacttTTTGCTTAAAATCTAAAATATCTTGAAGGGTATTTCacctatatttaattattaaattaatcatAATATTTTGAATGGTGATTAAGTTGCACTTTTGatgatattttatcattttaaatagttaattatatTGCAATAATAACAGGTAATACATATGTTTATATCACCCAACCCCAACCAACTCCCTCTTCCCTCTCTGGATCCGAATATAACGATGTATCTCGAGCAAAAATAGCTCAAAGCCAGCAACCCTGACCCACACCCACACACTGCCATAGAAGTCCACCAACGTAACAGGAGCTTTTAGGATTTTCCATTTGAACGTCAATGGAGTCCTTCGATGCGATGAACAATGACGGAGGAGAAGACATTAATTCCTCATCTCGCCCTTTCGATGACGATGCCTACATGGGCTATGATTCCTCCTCTTTCCCTCCTCCTCCAACTGGACAAGCTTTCCCTCCCCATGATCTCACCTCTGATACTGCTCACCACGTTCCTCACAATCTCAATCGCAGTTACAGTAATAACCTTGCTTATATTGCCACCACCACCAACAACATCCatactaacaataataatatcGACCCTCCCTCCCCAGATGTTTATGGATCTTTCAGGGCGTCTGCCATGGATGATAGTGGTATCGGTGGTGATGGTCATGGCGATGATGGGTTTTTTGCCTCTGAAGGGCCCGTGTTGCCTCCGCCTGATGAGATGCGTGAGGAAAGCTTCGCTCGACGTGAATGGCGCCGGTTTGTTTCCTTTTACCTTCTTCCTTGGGGCATTTCTTATACTTGTGAGCATGACTTGTTTGTCATTGTTGATTAATGTTTTAAATTGCTGTGGATACACAGCCAAAACGCCATTCATCTGGAGGAAAAGGAGAAAAGAGAGAGGGCGATGCGAGATCAGATAATTGCTGAAGCAGAAGAATACAAACGATCTTTTTACGAGAAAAGGGATCAAAATTGTGAAACGAATAAGGCTAACAACAGAGAAAGAGAGAAGGTACAAACCGGCATTTGTGATGTTTCTCTTTGCTTGTTTACAAGGCTGAAGTAAATCAAATTTTGTACTGTTGAATGCTGATGCAGCTATACATGGCTAATCAAGAAAAGTTCCACAAAGAATCCCACCTGCACTACTGGAAAGCGATTGCTGAGATCATTCCTCGTGAGGTGGCTACCATTGAGAAGAAGAGAGGAAGAAAAGATCCTGATAAAACCCCTTCGGTTTTTGTGATTCAAGGTCCAAAGCCTGGCAAGCTTACTGATCTTTCCAGGATGAGACAAATTCTCCTGAAGCTCAAACAGAACCCTCCACCTCATATGATGCCTCCACCCAAAGATGAAAAAGCTGGAAAAGACGGGAAAGATGGAAAGGAGGCCAAGAATGGGAAAGGCTCTACTCCAGCAGATTCTGGTGGAGAAAATAAACCTGCGGCAGCAGGGAAAGATGCTGCTGCTAATGGTGGCCCTGTACAACCAAAACCAGAGACTTCAGCTTCAGCTGAGGCTGATAACAAAGTCAAACCCGATCCTGATTCTTCCAAGTGATGTCAAATCTTAATTGATTTTCGTCCTCCTTTTGAATTTATGACTTGCTtgctttaattatttatttattttttaaagtttcgGCTAGCTATTCACAGTGGAGAATAAGAGCAGAGACCTTGGATGGATTTCAAGTATGCAACATGAGATTGTAGACAGACATATTTTCCTTCTCATAAGATATGATGATGCTGAAACTTGATCGAGGAAAGTTAGGACATTAACGATCATTTGGCAACTGTTTTTAAGTATTTCATTCACCTGTCCAAGTTCTTGTCTTGCCTGTGCAACTGTACACCTATTTTTCCATCACAAGTTTTTAGTTGAAGTACTTGGATGATTGTTTCTTTCCTTGTAAGCCTTCAATGAAAAGGTAGACAGTGTTATTTCTCGCAGCAAAAGGCTTATTGAGAAAATGGACTGGTTTCAACATCTTAAACTTTGCTTAGTAGAGTGGGATGAAAAGAAAATTAGAAAGATGAAAAATTAAAAGAAGGGTAatttacaaaaatagtcacttttgtttgcctcaggttacattttagtcacttatgtttaaaatgttacgttttagttacttatgttattattttgttacgaagtgatcactctaccgttaagttccgttatctctctaacggtaatcctaGGTGACAGTCCAACTAGATTCTAGGTGCCAACTTGGATttctaaatgggatgaaaatagagttttaattaaaaaatttaattaattaaaaatttcaaacttaaaccttaactaaaaaaactGTTCATCTCCTCTTTTTAATTTTCCTTCTATCTCTTATTTTTTTTCAATAGTTTTTTTTCATTTGACtggaaaaattattattaaaatcaaaatagttgaaatcagCAATAAGAAAGAATAATCTAGAATACCCATAAAGAGATTGTGAACATACAAATTGATTCAGATTAGAAAAAATTTAATTGAACAACCAATTATTTAAGAACTGTGAAAAAACTAGAAAATAAATAATTAGGAACAATAACAGTGAAAGTAACAGCttttttctgaaaattttaaaattaggttGAATGAAACATGTTCATGAAAACATGTTTCTGGCTGTATTTTATGATATGTCTACTGACGCGAAATAAAATACATGTTTACAAACAATTTCGAAAAGTAGAAGAAAatatcaagaattttaatttagggttttcattaaacaataaaaaatctaatcttttgcttttcagtattgaataaaagagatagagGGATTCAAAGAAGACATACTCGAACCCTCCATTGAATCCATCTTTATGAAGCAGTCAATTTGATTTTAACTATTTTGATTTCAATAATAGTTTTTCTagtcaaatgagaaaaaaaaacccattgaaaaaaaagaagaggtagaagaaaaattaaaaagaggagatgaacagtttttttagttaaggtttaggtttaaaaaatataattaattaaaatttttaattaaaaatctatttttatcccatttagaaatccaagttggcacttaaaatttagttggactgccacgtaggattaccgttagagagataacggaacttaacggtagagtgatcacttcgtaacaaaataataacataagtgactaaaacgtaacatttcaaacataagtgacaaAAATATAATCagagacaaacaaaagtgactatttttgtagattaCCCTTAAAAGAATggaaaacataataataaatagaaaagaaaatatcaagaTTATTTCAATAGAATTTAGTGGATAttgtaaatttatataattttactattgtaATAGAAATATTTGGATAACTAATTTATATCCCTAACAATTTAaccatacttttttttttttttgaaatgtatTTAGTGCAAAAAGGTCGGAGCCATTGATGCGGCATTAATGAGCAATCTCTTTGGTTGCTGAGGTTCAACATGGCATGGGCTATCTCTCAACCTCTACCTTCTTGCTTAGCATACGCATCCACATGTTCATATTCAGGTGGGAGTTAATCTGAATGTAGTAAGTCAGGTCAACCCTTAGTTTTCATCGTAGATTACAGAACAAACCTTTTTGTACTTGGAATGGATTATTCAATGAAAAGCTTGGTTTGGGAAGAAAATGGAGTACTCAGCTCTCTCTTTTATTACATATTACCCATATTTCCTTCCAATATACTTCATTATTTCTCTTCACTCTTCCATTCCTTATTGTTGTTTTGGGACAAACATCACCTAAAATTACACGAAATAGTAACGTTGATATTGACTTAGTTCACTCAGACATGAAACAAGGTAGTTTTTGATCTCTCAAGGTTTTGGTAAATGATTGAGCCCTGCTAATATCTTAAGCATTGTTTCACACTTTTAAAGCGCAAGAGCGAGCTAGCACAAAGGCTTGCTCATCTCACAATTTTATTTGTCTACTGTGTCACATATGTTTATGTAACAGTATTGCATTTTGGATCAAAATAAGTGACGGAAACAAGATTTCTCCtgaccccaaaaaaaaaaccaacattAAAATTTAAAGGTTACTCTAGAAATTAGAGTATTGTGAAATTTTGACAAATTTTATTTTGGTTGCTGATAAATCATAAAAGTAACACTTTCTAATCCCATACTTAGCATacttttggatgatttatcatataattgaGTGGAttagatgctcttaatcctttaatttcatgttttatactcaggagagcataGGGGAACGAAAGGAGCAGAAAACGGGCCAAAAAGGGACCAAATGGGTTGATTGAAGGACCCGCACGACTAAGAAAAATTCCATACGGGtagagcacacgctcgtgtgagccacacgggctggccacacgcccatgtagtagCTCGTGTCAATATCACTCCAAGTTACCCAAATACGCAGAAAAagtcaatttttagggtttctgagtagtgtaaagtctataaatacataccA encodes:
- the LOC108474862 gene encoding clathrin light chain 1-like: MESFDAMNNDGGEDINSSSRPFDDDAYMGYDSSSFPPPPTGQAFPPHDLTSDTAHHVPHNLNRSYSNNLAYIATTTNNIHTNNNNIDPPSPDVYGSFRASAMDDSGIGGDGHGDDGFFASEGPVLPPPDEMREESFARREWRRQNAIHLEEKEKRERAMRDQIIAEAEEYKRSFYEKRDQNCETNKANNREREKLYMANQEKFHKESHLHYWKAIAEIIPREVATIEKKRGRKDPDKTPSVFVIQGPKPGKLTDLSRMRQILLKLKQNPPPHMMPPPKDEKAGKDGKDGKEAKNGKGSTPADSGGENKPAAAGKDAAANGGPVQPKPETSASAEADNKVKPDPDSSNFG